Proteins encoded together in one Peribacillus asahii window:
- a CDS encoding aspartate aminotransferase family protein: protein MVVENKSLLSENTKKSAELFEKACEVIPGGVTAHIKYFDPHPLMMEKGKGSKLYDVDGNEYIDYLLCYGALILGHGHQQVFEAVTKQMMESGTTIFGTPHKMETTMAEKLVELYPGIEMVRYTNSGLEATLLAIRTAVAYTGKSKIAKFEGHYHGGYDQVLVSVNPDIDKAGEATAPKAVGESRGLPDYYIENTIVLPFNDLEATERILRAHAHELAGVILEPVQGGFIPAEQEFMDGLRKLTEELNIVLIFDEVKTGFRISIGGAQKIYGIKPDITALGKVLGGGFPVGAIGGKKEIMMISSARGGRDILTAGAENTDKQDPLYHSGTYNGHPTVLAAGLATINVLEQEGTMDELFAKTQSLRKQLEAVYKKHGLKMQTVGMGSIFNIILSDNPIKNYRDMSQADTKLRKEIDYELLKLGVYTKPLNRYSMSVVHTEEDILRTVEAHDEAIRRVLK, encoded by the coding sequence ATGGTAGTAGAAAATAAATCTCTATTGTCAGAAAATACAAAAAAATCAGCTGAATTATTTGAAAAAGCTTGTGAAGTGATTCCTGGTGGTGTCACAGCACATATTAAATACTTTGATCCACACCCATTAATGATGGAAAAGGGAAAAGGTAGTAAGTTATATGATGTAGATGGTAATGAATATATTGATTATCTATTATGTTATGGAGCTCTTATTTTAGGTCATGGACATCAACAAGTATTTGAAGCTGTGACCAAACAAATGATGGAGTCTGGTACAACTATTTTCGGTACACCTCACAAGATGGAAACAACAATGGCAGAAAAGTTAGTAGAATTATATCCTGGTATTGAAATGGTTCGTTATACGAATTCAGGATTAGAAGCAACACTTCTAGCTATTCGTACTGCTGTGGCTTATACTGGAAAATCCAAAATAGCAAAGTTTGAAGGGCATTATCATGGGGGATATGATCAAGTATTAGTGAGTGTTAACCCTGATATAGATAAAGCAGGAGAAGCAACAGCCCCTAAAGCAGTTGGAGAATCAAGAGGATTACCAGATTACTACATTGAAAATACCATCGTTCTTCCGTTCAATGATTTAGAAGCGACAGAAAGAATTTTACGTGCCCATGCACATGAATTAGCAGGTGTTATTTTAGAACCAGTTCAAGGAGGATTTATTCCTGCTGAACAAGAATTTATGGATGGTCTTCGTAAATTGACAGAGGAACTTAATATTGTGTTGATTTTTGACGAGGTAAAAACAGGGTTTAGAATATCCATTGGAGGGGCACAAAAAATTTATGGTATTAAACCAGATATTACGGCTTTAGGAAAAGTACTAGGTGGTGGATTCCCTGTAGGGGCTATCGGGGGTAAAAAAGAAATTATGATGATTAGCTCAGCTAGAGGCGGGCGTGATATTTTAACAGCTGGAGCAGAAAATACAGATAAACAAGATCCTTTATATCATAGTGGAACATACAATGGTCATCCAACCGTACTAGCTGCTGGTTTAGCAACTATTAACGTATTAGAACAAGAAGGAACAATGGATGAGTTGTTTGCTAAAACACAATCCTTACGTAAGCAACTAGAGGCTGTATACAAAAAACATGGTTTAAAAATGCAAACAGTAGGTATGGGTAGTATCTTTAATATCATCTTATCCGATAATCCAATTAAAAATTATCGTGATATGAGTCAAGCAGATACGAAATTAAGAAAAGAAATTGATTATGAGTTATTAAAATTGGGCGTTTACACGAAGCCTCTTAATCGTTATTCGATGTCTGTTGTGCACACGGAGGAAGACATTCTTCGAACTGTAGAAGCTCATGACGAAGCTATTAGACGAGTCTTAAAATAA
- a CDS encoding nitrilase-related carbon-nitrogen hydrolase, producing the protein MSKSRKKIKSSANRTLCRGGENGKLYISLAVIESTGEVIATYRKSFLWGREKEIFTPGDRAYNAIDTSKGKIGVLICADIEFPEPSRILALQGVELIIVPSVWSYGAETRWDIQLPARALDNTVYILGVNTVNEGSCGKSKLVAPNGEVLCEASTTEQSILIHDVDFSIIPDVRKEVPYLDDLDKKLWPNAALFEMKK; encoded by the coding sequence ATTTCAAAATCTCGCAAAAAAATTAAGAGTAGTGCTAATCGTACCTTATGTAGAGGGGGAGAAAATGGAAAGCTTTACATTTCTCTAGCAGTTATTGAGTCAACAGGGGAAGTTATTGCTACCTATAGGAAATCATTTTTGTGGGGAAGGGAGAAGGAAATTTTTACTCCTGGTGACAGAGCTTACAATGCAATTGACACATCCAAAGGGAAGATAGGTGTTCTTATTTGTGCAGATATTGAATTTCCTGAACCGAGCCGAATTCTTGCTCTTCAGGGTGTGGAACTTATTATTGTTCCTTCTGTATGGAGCTACGGGGCTGAAACAAGATGGGATATTCAACTTCCTGCACGTGCACTCGATAATACGGTTTATATTCTTGGCGTGAACACAGTAAATGAGGGAAGCTGTGGAAAGAGTAAACTTGTTGCTCCGAACGGTGAGGTCCTATGTGAAGCATCAACAACAGAGCAGAGTATTCTAATTCATGACGTAGATTTTTCAATTATTCCAGATGTACGCAAAGAAGTTCCTTATCTAGATGATTTGGACAAGAAATTATGGCCAAATGCTGCGTTATTTGAAATGAAAAAATAG
- a CDS encoding IS110 family transposase encodes MNPVVGLDVSKGESQVQAFLDKGKPYRKSFKVSHTVEGLNSLVAFLEDVKRGSGKKPSVILEATGHYQTPVVHYLEERGYLLIIINPLISYKARGSSLRKVKTDAIDAYLLCELFYKEELEPYKKRGVQLLNLRNLTRQHENITGVMIQTKLQFQAVLEQVFPEYKGVFGDLYSVVSLLTLSEFPSSEDILKASEEAITDKIFELCKSRSIKWANEKAIQLKAAAARNPFEKTVYQSHILSLGMYINILLQYKEHLSKLETEIDALAKEIEEYTIIKSIPGIGEKIAATIISEVGEIDRFNHPKKLVAFAGVDPSVFESGKFTATKNRITKRRSSRLRHALYMAVRCAIRDCRKKKTTDEIIPRNKKMREFYDKKREEGKPFKVAIIACVNKLLHWIYALLKNKTTFQDIA; translated from the coding sequence ATGAATCCAGTCGTTGGTCTGGATGTTTCAAAAGGGGAAAGTCAAGTTCAGGCATTTTTAGATAAAGGCAAACCATATCGTAAGAGCTTTAAAGTTTCTCATACTGTTGAGGGGCTTAATTCACTTGTAGCGTTTCTTGAGGATGTTAAAAGAGGGTCTGGAAAAAAGCCTTCAGTCATTTTAGAGGCTACTGGGCATTATCAAACTCCAGTCGTTCACTACTTGGAAGAGCGTGGGTATTTATTGATTATCATCAACCCTTTGATTTCATATAAGGCAAGAGGGTCAAGTTTAAGAAAAGTAAAGACCGATGCCATTGATGCCTATCTTCTCTGTGAGTTGTTCTATAAGGAGGAGTTAGAACCATATAAAAAGCGTGGGGTTCAGTTATTAAACCTTCGTAATCTGACAAGACAACATGAAAATATAACGGGCGTTATGATCCAAACAAAGCTGCAATTTCAGGCAGTGCTTGAACAAGTGTTTCCTGAATATAAAGGGGTTTTTGGAGATTTATATTCTGTGGTGTCACTCTTAACTCTTTCAGAGTTCCCTTCTTCAGAAGACATTCTCAAGGCAAGTGAAGAAGCCATTACAGACAAGATATTTGAGTTATGTAAAAGTAGATCTATCAAATGGGCAAATGAAAAAGCCATTCAGCTTAAAGCTGCAGCAGCCCGTAATCCTTTTGAAAAGACTGTTTATCAAAGTCATATTTTAAGCCTAGGTATGTATATAAATATTCTTCTTCAGTACAAAGAGCATCTATCAAAGTTAGAGACAGAGATAGACGCTCTCGCTAAAGAAATTGAAGAATATACTATTATCAAATCTATCCCAGGCATTGGAGAAAAAATCGCGGCAACGATTATTTCTGAAGTTGGTGAAATAGATCGATTTAACCATCCTAAAAAGCTTGTAGCCTTCGCTGGAGTGGATCCTAGTGTATTCGAATCTGGTAAGTTTACAGCTACCAAGAATCGCATCACAAAACGAAGATCTAGTAGACTTCGTCATGCATTATATATGGCAGTTCGCTGTGCCATTCGTGATTGTCGCAAGAAGAAAACGACTGATGAAATTATCCCTCGCAACAAAAAAATGCGTGAGTTTTACGATAAAAAACGTGAAGAAGGAAAGCCTTTTAAAGTGGCTATTATCGCTTGTGTAAATAAGCTCTTACATTGGATTTATGCCTTATTAAAAAATAAAACAACTTTCCAAGATATAGCTTAA
- a CDS encoding MurR/RpiR family transcriptional regulator has product MSNVYQNIAGQIGEMSKSHVKVATYILENQTTVPFLTVGKLAKMAGVSDATVVRFATSLGYSGYPEMQQYMQSSVQQQLTTTDRLKMSQKVYNRGNSGVYEVFQDDIANIKSTMEKLDEAEFYKAVECLLQARRVYVIANRSAISLGVFLQYYLQIVLNNVEMLQSLEASSEKLYNLSEEDVVIGISFSRYTKSTVQMFSFAKEKNAKTIAITDNLLSPLIPHADIPLTVSSQMPSFIDSFVAPLSLINALIMFVGKEKQEDIQDRLEVLEDIWSHFDVFQRGKME; this is encoded by the coding sequence ATGTCAAATGTCTACCAAAATATCGCTGGACAAATAGGGGAAATGAGTAAGTCCCATGTAAAAGTAGCTACATATATATTAGAGAATCAAACAACGGTTCCTTTTTTAACAGTGGGAAAGTTGGCGAAAATGGCTGGGGTTAGTGATGCCACTGTTGTACGGTTTGCAACTTCGCTTGGCTATTCAGGGTATCCAGAGATGCAGCAGTATATGCAGAGTTCTGTTCAGCAGCAACTAACAACGACGGATCGATTGAAAATGTCCCAAAAAGTATACAATAGGGGAAATTCAGGGGTCTACGAAGTTTTTCAAGATGATATTGCAAATATAAAATCCACTATGGAGAAATTGGATGAAGCTGAATTTTATAAAGCAGTGGAATGCTTATTACAGGCGAGAAGAGTATATGTTATCGCTAACCGTAGTGCTATTTCCCTTGGTGTGTTTTTACAGTATTATCTTCAAATAGTTTTGAATAATGTGGAGATGTTGCAGTCTTTAGAGGCTTCATCAGAAAAATTATACAATTTAAGTGAAGAAGATGTGGTGATTGGTATAAGCTTTTCTCGATATACGAAGAGCACGGTTCAAATGTTTTCCTTTGCAAAAGAAAAAAATGCGAAAACAATCGCTATTACTGATAATTTACTCTCACCACTTATTCCTCATGCTGATATTCCGTTGACAGTGTCTAGTCAAATGCCCAGCTTTATTGACTCCTTTGTTGCACCATTAAGCCTGATTAATGCTTTAATTATGTTTGTTGGAAAAGAGAAGCAGGAGGATATACAAGACCGATTAGAGGTATTAGAAGATATCTGGAGCCATTTTGATGTTTTCCAAAGAGGGAAAATGGAATAA
- a CDS encoding NupC/NupG family nucleoside CNT transporter: MYFLLNVIGVFVVIGLVYLCSPEKRDVKWKAILFLLIAELLMTWFMLSTTIGTWVINQIASFFTWLVDCANQGISFVFPSAMGNEQIDFFFSALMPIIFIVTFFDILTYFGILTWLIDKVGWLISKLSGLPKLESFFSIQMMFLGNTEALAVIRHQLSVLREQRLLTFGIMSMSSISGSIIGAYLSMVPATYVFVAIPLNCLNALLIANMLNPIKVSKEEDIVYVPDKGERKDFFSTISNSMLVGIRMVIVITAMVIGYVALTAAVNGILGVFVHGLTIQKIFSIIFSPFAYLLGLTGDDAMYVAQLMGIKLATNEFVAMLDLKDQIRGLAPHTIAVAVTFLTSFANFSTVGMIYGTFNSILDEQKSHIIGRNVWKMLVSGMAVSLLSAMVVGLFIW, encoded by the coding sequence TTGTACTTTCTATTAAATGTAATCGGGGTATTTGTGGTAATTGGTTTGGTTTACTTATGTTCGCCTGAAAAACGGGATGTTAAATGGAAAGCTATTTTATTTTTGTTGATCGCTGAATTGCTTATGACATGGTTCATGCTATCAACTACCATAGGCACGTGGGTCATTAATCAAATTGCATCCTTTTTTACATGGTTAGTTGATTGTGCAAATCAAGGGATCTCGTTTGTATTCCCATCAGCGATGGGAAACGAGCAAATTGATTTCTTTTTTAGTGCCTTAATGCCAATTATATTCATTGTCACTTTCTTTGACATTTTAACCTATTTCGGGATATTGACATGGCTCATCGATAAAGTAGGCTGGCTCATCTCCAAACTATCAGGTCTGCCAAAGCTAGAGAGCTTTTTTTCTATTCAGATGATGTTTCTTGGAAACACTGAAGCGTTGGCGGTTATTCGCCATCAATTAAGTGTATTAAGAGAGCAGCGTCTGCTGACGTTCGGAATTATGAGTATGAGCAGCATCAGCGGCTCAATCATTGGAGCATATTTATCTATGGTGCCTGCTACTTATGTATTTGTTGCTATTCCATTAAATTGTTTGAATGCCTTACTGATAGCAAACATGCTGAACCCGATAAAGGTGAGCAAAGAAGAAGATATTGTTTACGTTCCTGATAAAGGGGAACGAAAGGATTTCTTTTCAACTATTTCAAACAGCATGCTTGTTGGCATAAGAATGGTCATTGTTATCACAGCTATGGTTATTGGATATGTAGCTTTAACAGCGGCTGTAAATGGTATATTAGGAGTATTTGTTCACGGTTTGACCATACAAAAAATATTCTCCATTATTTTTAGCCCATTTGCATATTTGCTAGGTTTAACTGGAGACGATGCTATGTATGTAGCTCAATTAATGGGAATAAAACTGGCTACAAATGAGTTTGTTGCAATGCTCGACTTAAAAGATCAGATTAGAGGATTGGCTCCGCATACTATTGCGGTAGCAGTGACTTTTTTAACTTCATTCGCAAATTTCAGTACAGTTGGCATGATTTACGGAACGTTTAATTCTATTCTAGATGAACAAAAATCACATATCATCGGAAGAAATGTATGGAAGATGTTAGTGAGTGGGATGGCTGTCTCCTTGTTAAGTGCTATGGTAGTCGGATTATTCATTTGGTAG
- a CDS encoding cation:dicarboxylate symporter family transporter translates to MKKVKISLAYQILIGLACGITVGAIFYGNDQVATYLQPIADIFMRAIKMIVVPIVVASIIVGVAGVGDLKKIGKLGFKTILYFEIITTVAIVVGLLFGNIFQPGAGIHMDQLSKTDITQYVETTENVESHSFVDTFVNIVPTNIFNALAQGDMLAIVFFSVIFGTGIAAIGERGKPVLSFFKGVGDAMFWVTNQVMKLAPFGVFALIGITVSKFGLSSLIPLGKLAILVYGSMLFFVLIVFGIIAKIINIKLFSLIRLLKDEIMLAYSTASSETVLPRVMQKLESYGCPKAITSFVIPTGYTFNLDGSTLYQALAALFIAQMYGIEMSITQQITLMLVLMLTSKGIAAVPGTSFVVLLATLGAVGIPIEGLAFIAGIDRILDMARTAVNLIGNSLATVVISKWENQFQPQRIQPIHTANEEKQSMIR, encoded by the coding sequence ATGAAAAAAGTTAAGATTTCTTTAGCCTACCAAATTTTGATTGGATTAGCATGTGGTATTACAGTTGGAGCTATTTTTTATGGAAATGATCAAGTAGCCACTTATCTGCAGCCTATTGCTGATATTTTTATGCGTGCCATTAAGATGATTGTAGTACCTATTGTAGTTGCATCTATCATTGTTGGTGTTGCTGGAGTAGGAGACTTAAAGAAGATTGGAAAGCTAGGGTTCAAAACTATTCTCTATTTTGAAATTATTACAACGGTCGCTATTGTGGTGGGCTTATTGTTCGGTAATATTTTTCAACCAGGCGCGGGGATCCATATGGATCAATTGTCCAAAACAGATATTACTCAGTATGTAGAAACTACTGAAAATGTGGAGAGTCATAGTTTCGTTGATACATTTGTAAATATTGTTCCAACCAATATTTTTAATGCTTTAGCACAAGGTGACATGTTAGCGATTGTTTTCTTTTCTGTTATATTTGGAACGGGCATAGCAGCAATTGGGGAAAGAGGAAAACCTGTGCTCTCGTTTTTCAAAGGGGTAGGAGATGCCATGTTTTGGGTAACCAATCAAGTAATGAAATTGGCCCCATTTGGTGTATTTGCTTTAATTGGAATTACCGTATCTAAATTTGGTTTATCTTCACTCATTCCCCTCGGAAAGTTAGCTATTCTTGTATATGGAAGTATGTTATTCTTCGTATTAATTGTATTTGGGATTATTGCGAAAATTATAAATATTAAACTCTTTTCTTTAATACGCTTATTAAAAGACGAAATTATGCTTGCTTATTCTACAGCTAGTTCAGAAACGGTCTTACCTCGAGTGATGCAAAAGCTTGAAAGCTATGGATGTCCAAAAGCTATTACATCGTTTGTTATTCCAACTGGCTACACATTTAATTTGGATGGTTCAACATTGTATCAAGCATTAGCAGCTCTTTTTATTGCTCAAATGTATGGAATAGAAATGTCAATTACCCAACAAATTACACTCATGCTTGTTCTAATGTTAACTTCTAAAGGTATTGCTGCTGTTCCAGGCACATCTTTCGTTGTACTATTAGCAACTCTAGGAGCAGTAGGAATTCCTATAGAAGGGTTAGCTTTTATTGCTGGTATTGATAGAATTCTAGATATGGCTCGTACAGCTGTTAATTTAATAGGAAACTCACTAGCAACAGTTGTTATTTCTAAATGGGAGAATCAATTTCAACCTCAAAGAATCCAACCTATCCATACTGCTAATGAAGAAAAGCAGTCTATGATTAGATAA
- a CDS encoding nitrilase-related carbon-nitrogen hydrolase, which produces MVEEAVKQGAELIVLPELWVSGYYLSKEQFQLLQEVPTGETVSLFQNLAKKLRVVLIVPYVEGEKMESFTFL; this is translated from the coding sequence ATGGTGGAAGAGGCAGTTAAGCAGGGAGCTGAACTAATTGTATTACCTGAGCTTTGGGTGAGTGGTTATTATTTATCCAAGGAACAATTCCAATTGTTGCAAGAGGTGCCAACTGGGGAGACCGTTTCCTTATTTCAAAATCTCGCAAAAAAATTAAGAGTAGTGCTAATCGTACCTTATGTAGAGGGGGAGAAAATGGAAAGCTTTACATTTCTCTAG
- a CDS encoding aspartyl-phosphate phosphatase Spo0E family protein — protein sequence MTSIEISELEDRIKQLKKELVHIAETTDLNSSETIYYSQELDQLITIYQKLSYTNMLLNGNKIT from the coding sequence ATGACTTCTATAGAGATAAGTGAATTAGAAGACAGAATCAAGCAATTGAAAAAAGAATTAGTCCATATTGCTGAAACAACTGACTTGAATAGCTCTGAAACCATTTATTACAGTCAGGAATTGGACCAACTCATCACGATTTACCAAAAACTTTCTTATACAAACATGTTGTTAAATGGAAATAAGATTACTTGA